Genomic window (Pyrus communis chromosome 13, drPyrComm1.1, whole genome shotgun sequence):
AGTGAGCTGATCTTAAAAGTGAAAAATCAATTTAACATAGGGTGGCTTCGTCCACTTCAGATCGATCTAACATTTAAGTTATAGTTATGTTAATAAACTGTAAATGGTGGTACGATTTAGTTTGTTTGAACTAAAATTAGAGATGAAACTAAATCAAGCCAAACTATTAGTGAGTAGTTTGGTTTTGCTCGGTTTGAAGATTTAGGGAGAATGTCAATACTGTTTCGGTTTTGTAATAATTAATTACTTGAttatttaagataaaaaaaaaacaaaaaaagagcgAAAGAGGTACTTGTATAAAgttaaattaattagtttatacAGTCAAATATGTAATCGAGTTGATTTACATTATTTAACTAATGAGTTTAGCAAGTCATTTGAAATTATGCACGTACGATTGAAAATGATTTATCTTTcgattgaaatttgatccatcTGAATCACGAAAGATTTAGTTTGTGGTTAGTCCAAATCcactaattttatttgatttcaaattcaaatcacaTGATCCCGTCGTTATCTAAAATTACCACCCACAaattactttgaaaaaaaaaataaaaaaaccatatcGTACCATTATTAAACCGGAACATAGATATCCTCAAATTGTCTAAAGCAACCCCAATTCCCAAATAATCCTGAAACATGTGGCTATCCAAACATAACCAAATAATCTTCGCCACCCTACACACACCTCCAAGCTCACTACTCGGGACCCACACATCACGACCGTTAGATTCACCAAGCATTAAACCCAGTATACACATCGAACGGACCGAAACGACCTACCGCCACCTACATAACCCAAACCCACTTCTTCCTTGCtgaaaaaaccctaaaccctaacccccaCGAATTTCAGCTCTCCTCCCCTCTCTCCACCGCCGATTCTGAcggttctagagagagaaagtgagggtTCCACGGACAAAGACGAAGCCCTGAACGCCGCTGTTTCGCGTTCTTGATGGCGCTCTACCTGCTCTACGAATCAGCTTCAGGCTACTCTCTGTTCCTCGCTCATGGCATCGACCAAATCGGGCAGAACACCGAGGCGGTCCGGAGCTCCATTTCGGATATCAACCGGTTCGGGAAGGTGGTCCAGCTCACAGCTTTCGATCCATTCGAGTCGGCCCTCGACGCCCTTAACCAATGCAACTCAGTCTCTGAAGGTAAATGATGAAAGCTTGtttcttttggggtttttaCTTTGATTATGTTTGTATTGATTACAATGATTGGGATTTTTTATTGACTTTGGTTCTGTTTGAATATTAAGTTTGAACATTGTTCtgtttgtgtgattgttttTCTGTTCGGTTGATGGGAAATTGAAGGAAAGTAATTTATGCATGTATTGGGCTGGCATTCAATTATCTACTGTTTTCTCTATCGATTATTGAGAAATGACGAAAATTTTGACCCAATTAAACCAGTTTCCTGCGTTTACATGAAAACTTGCAAAAATATAAGATATTGGAGCGTTGTTGAGCTGCCTAGTTGTGTTAAGGTCTCCAAGTTCAATTTGTTCCCTTCTCCCTTATGCTCCGGAAAACTTGCTTGTGTGTCTCGTAATGTATATGTGGAATTTCAAGTGGGTTAGTAGATTATGCAATTTACTAATGTTGATAGTTGAAGTATAGTGTTGCCTCTCTTGAATTGCTTGGTGTGTTTAAATGAAGTTTATTCTTTTAATTTGGTTTGGTGAGGTTCCTTCAACACAAAGGGTTTTGCTTATTTGTTGTGGTTGCGTTTCAGGGGTTATGACTGATGAACTAAGaaaatttttggaaaaaaatcTCCCAACAGTCAAGGAAGGTAAGAAGCCAAAGTTCAGTTTGGGAGTTTCCGAACCTAAGATCGGGTCACACATATTTGAAGAGACTAAAATTCCATGCCAAAGTAATGAGTTTGTCCTTGAGTTGATTCGTGGCGTCCGACTACATTTTACAACTCTTCTCAAGAGTCTAAAGGTTTGAATTCAACAAATCCTATTTTGTTGTATAATAAATTCATAGGTGTTCTTGTTTGCTATATTTTGTGGGTTTATGATGTAAAGACATTGCCTTTAGAATTTGtatctttcaatttttgatttTCGTTCTTTCCTTACCCTAGCCTGGAGACTTAGAGAAAGCCCAGCTTGGTCTAGGGCACAGTTACAGCAGGGCCAAGGTCAAGTTCAATGTCAACCGAGTTGACAATATGGTGATTCAAGCAATCTTCCTTCTGGATACCCTTGATAAGGATATCAATTCCTTCTCCATGAGAGTCAGGTATGATACTGGCATTTGTGCACCTTCATATTCTAAGTTCGGTAATTTGAATTGGGATTTTACTGAAgatataatatttttgtgtatcCCTTCTCTGCAGAGAATGGTACTCTTGGCATTTTCCTGAATTGGTGAAGATCGTCAATGACAATTATCTCTATGCCAAAGTGTCAAAATATATTAAAGACAAGTCAACACTGTCTGAAGACAATCTATCAGATTTAACTGACCTTGTTGGAGACGAAGATAAGGCCAAGGAGATTATAGAAGCAGCCAAAGCATCCATGGGTAGGATTCCATAATATGTGCCTTTCATTTATCCATTTCTCTATCAATTCATTCATTTTCCTCATtgttatgtttgttttaattttttcacaGGGCAAGATTTGTCTCCACTTGACTTGATGAACGTTCAGCAATTTGCACAGAAGGTGATGGACCTAGCCGAGTACAGGAAAAGGCTTTATGACTATCTGGTTTCTAAAATGAACGACATTGCTCCCAATTTGGCTTCTTTaattggtgaagtagttggaGCGCGTTTGATTTCTCATGCTGGTAGTCTTACAAATTTGGCTAAATGCCCTTCTTCTACCCTTCAGATCCTAGGTGCGGAGAAGGCTCTCTTCAGGTAGTTTTACACTCACTTTCCCTCAAGATGTTACGTAAAAGTTGGTCCTGTATGACAAGAAACAAGTAAAAATGTCCTCCGGATTCATTTTAAGCCCTTTGGTTGACTCTTTTGTTCTTCTCCTCAGGGCACTAAAAACCAGGGGAAACACACCCAAATATGGACTGATATTCCATTCATCTTTTATTGGTCGAGCATCTGCACGGAACAAGGGCCGAATGGCTCGTTATCTTGCAAACAAGTGCTCTATTGCTTCTCGCATTGATTGCTTTGCAGGTGACTTTGAGCCTTCCTCATACAGTATTGGTTGtctaacttttcttttcttgcgcAGCATGGGTTTTCCTGCATAAATAGTTTTGTTGCAATCTTCTGTGGTTCAGATAGTAGCACTACTGCTTTTGGGGAGAAACTTCGTGAACAAGTTGAGGAGCGACTTGACTTTTATGACAAGGGTGTTGCACCTCGCAAAAACATTGATGTCATGAAATCTGCAATTGAGAGTACTCAAAGCAAAGGTGTGTAACTAAGAGAATATGGTCTTAAGAGTTTTTACAGGACATCAATACAACCATAGGAATATATCGTATTTTTGGTCATGAATCTGTCAAATTATATTGTATGAGAACTGGGATCAACCTTTGATTTGACGTAAAATGTTGGTAGACTTGCTTTCTGGCGTGTAACTTTGATTGTTTACTTGTATGTAATAGATACAGAGATGGAAACAGAAGAAGCTTCGGGgaagaaaagcaagaaaaagaaatcaaaatctGTAGATAATGGTGATGCTATGGCTGTGGATGAACCAGCTGCCACTGCAAATGGAGATGCCGCTGAGGGTAAatctgaaaagaagaagaagaagaaggacaaGAGAAAATTGGATCAGGAGGATCAAACCATGGAGGATGCGAATAATGGACATGCCGAGGAGGATGGAAcggccaagaagaagaagaagaagaagagcaaaCAGGAGAATGGAGACGATCTACAGGCTCCCAGCGAtgtcaagaagaagaagaagaaatccaAAAGTGAAGACAGCGACTAAATTACAACTAACGTTGTTCTTGGTGCTCAAGGGGCTTGTGGATATCCCGGCTTGCTGCCATTATGTTGTTTTGATGATGTCTACAGTTTCCTTAGTAGGTTTTTATGTTAACAGCGTAAACCATGTTCGAAGGCTCTCTATGTAGTAGTAACCTTTCTAGTTGCACTCTTATCTTAAGTTGATTGAATATGAATGTCGGTGTTTTTGCGGATTCTATGTCTGTGAATTCAAAGATCTAGATGTGCAGTCAATAGAAATTGCAGTTGAATGTAGGTTTTTGACAATGATTTTGTTATATAAAGCTGTTTGTGTTTATGGTTATATGCTTAGTGCTTATCATGCGATTTATTCGGTGCGAGAAGCAAAGCTTGAAAGCTCGATTCCTAGCTGCTACTGGAACTCCGCCGGAAGTTCAGCAGCTAGACGAGCTAGGAAGAGCAGACGAGCAACCGATGGAATTGATTTCACATGGTTTTGTTTGGTGAATGCATGACTCTAACTGTGTTTCTCAAGGTGCTGTTTATGTTTCAATATTTGCAATTCCTTGTCATTGATTCCTCATGGAACAGTTTCTTTTAAAGAAGTTAAGTGTTAAAATCAAAATTCTTcactattttttattctttttttaacattttccctctctgttttttcaaattttgacatTTTCTCTATATTTTACTAAGCTAATTAAGCAAATCATAATTTGACTTTACTTTCTTGGTTACTGAATTTCCGTATATGACGATATGTAATATTGTATCAAGATGACTCATCGTGTATTTAGCCGCAATGCTATTTTCTCATTCAGAATTTTTGACTTTTTCTCTATATTTTACTAAGCTAATTAAGCAAATCATAATTTGACTTTGCTTTTGCCCTTTTGACTCCTTATTACACTAATGTCTACCTACCCATTCAGAATTTCTTATTCCAAATTCATATCCATTTGCTCATTTATTTTCAAGGTTATCTTATTTATGTCTATTAATATTTATCTGCATTTGTAACTGAGAGCCACTAAATTACAGCGAATGACGACATCTAATAAGATGACGTAGTTTGGGGCCATTTGCTCATTCAGAATTTCTTATatttcattatcaaaatcataaaggaaaaaaaaaaaaaaggaaaattaatatttatttcaaAGCAGATCCAAGGGACAGGGGTAAAAAGGGAATTCAACAGACCTGGGTAGGTAAAACGGCCGCTTGAGTTTGAAGCATTGGAGGGTCCGAAGTCCGAACAAAGTACAACCACCACCCACCCCACACCTTAAACACACAACCCAACCCCtccaacccctctctctctctctgtgcgcACTCTTACCgtaaatctagagagagaaaaccCTACCCTAAAACCACAGAGAAACAATCAGCCATGGCGGGCAGCTCCGCGGTAGTAGCGAACCTGGAAGATGTGCCCTCCGTCGATCTCATGACCGAGCTCCTCCGCCGCATGAAATGCTCCACCAAGCCCGACAAGCGCCTCATTCTCATCGGTGACTCTCTATTCTCCATTAAAGCtcttattttttgttcttctggCTCTCAATTTCGGGTCAAGTTTTGATATTTAAGAACAACCCAGATCCGAGAATTGCATGCGTTTGTAGATTCAAAGTTTGgtgctttttttgtttttgctaatTGATTTGTGACTTATTGTTCCGATTTCGGTTCTCAATCCTGACTGATTGGTTAGTGAGAAAATGTAGGAAAATCCTGTCAAGTTTGAAACAGATAGAAAATAACTAATGAAGAAGATAAGGTTGCTGAAAATGGCTTGATTGATTTGGTTATTTCCCTTTTGCACTCGTGCTAATAAACCAAATATCGATTGGGGTTTCAGGATATTTGATAGTTTGATTcggattgttttgtttttttgtaatAGGATAGGGTGCTCAATTTTCAATTCGTATCCGTTTCTTTCTCTCTTGCCATTGTATTCTATATTATGCAGCGAAATGCTGAGACATTCGTTTCCAAGGGATGTCATGCTGGCGAATTCTGGCATGCCGGCATGCCACCTGTTAATACATTGCATACTCATGTAGGTATCCCTGTGTGTGTCAATATATATGTTCTAGATTGAGATTTTATCCCCACCTTTGCTGAGAAGGAAGATGGGGAAAAACTATGAGTTTTGGATgtctttcctttgttgcttcttTCGGTTATGATGCATGAAGGACCAATTTGGTTGATGCTTGAAGAATGTTCTCACAGTTAGCAGTATTTCTATTGAAGGaattcttcttcctttcttttcttgaatGTTTTCATGTGTGTAATCGTACAATTTGTTTGGTACAGGCCCACCCGGATCAGGGAAAGGTACCCAATCACCTATAATTAAGGATGACTATTGCTTGTGCCACTTGGCTACTGGTGATATGTTGAGAGCCGCTGTTTCTGCTAAGACTCCTCTTGGGGTTAAAGCTAAAGAGGCTATGGATAAGGTGACTCCTTTTTATATGTTGTTTTAccatgaatttttttctttggactGTGTTCTTAACTTCTTATATCACACAATAAATTTCTGATATGGTGTTATGTCACTCTATTCAGGGAGAGCTTGTTTCCGATGACTTGGTTGTTGGCATCATAGATGAAGCAATGAAGAAGCCTTCATGTCAGAAAGGTTTCATTCTTGATGGATTTCCAAGGACTGTGGTCCAAGCAGAGAAGGTCTGCATTCTTTGGCATCTGTGTATATGTTACGGTCGGTATATGTTCAAAAGTATCTTGTGTTTGTGTGCCCTTGTGCTCTAAAGTAAGGTTATATTTCTTTGAATGCAGCTAGATGAGATGCTGAAAAAGCAGGGAGCTAAGATTGATAAGGTGCTCAACTTTGCAGTTGATGATGCAATCTTGGAAGAGAGGATTACTGGTCGCTGGATACACCCATCCAGTGGTAGATCCTACCACACGAAATTTGCGCCACCCAAGGCTCCTGGTGTTGATGATGTAAGGGGGCAATATCTTTCCTTTTGGTCTTAGAAAAACATTGTGCatccaaaaatattaaaagagaGACAGGCAAGGATATTTGGCTAAAAAGGAAAACAGCATAATGTCGGATGTAACAATCAagtgatttaaaaatattagtA
Coding sequences:
- the LOC137712607 gene encoding nucleolar protein 56-like; this translates as MALYLLYESASGYSLFLAHGIDQIGQNTEAVRSSISDINRFGKVVQLTAFDPFESALDALNQCNSVSEGVMTDELRKFLEKNLPTVKEGKKPKFSLGVSEPKIGSHIFEETKIPCQSNEFVLELIRGVRLHFTTLLKSLKPGDLEKAQLGLGHSYSRAKVKFNVNRVDNMVIQAIFLLDTLDKDINSFSMRVREWYSWHFPELVKIVNDNYLYAKVSKYIKDKSTLSEDNLSDLTDLVGDEDKAKEIIEAAKASMGQDLSPLDLMNVQQFAQKVMDLAEYRKRLYDYLVSKMNDIAPNLASLIGEVVGARLISHAGSLTNLAKCPSSTLQILGAEKALFRALKTRGNTPKYGLIFHSSFIGRASARNKGRMARYLANKCSIASRIDCFADSSTTAFGEKLREQVEERLDFYDKGVAPRKNIDVMKSAIESTQSKDTEMETEEASGKKSKKKKSKSVDNGDAMAVDEPAATANGDAAEGKSEKKKKKKDKRKLDQEDQTMEDANNGHAEEDGTAKKKKKKKSKQENGDDLQAPSDVKKKKKKSKSEDSD
- the LOC137713633 gene encoding adenylate kinase 4-like produces the protein MAGSSAVVANLEDVPSVDLMTELLRRMKCSTKPDKRLILIGPPGSGKGTQSPIIKDDYCLCHLATGDMLRAAVSAKTPLGVKAKEAMDKGELVSDDLVVGIIDEAMKKPSCQKGFILDGFPRTVVQAEKLDEMLKKQGAKIDKVLNFAVDDAILEERITGRWIHPSSGRSYHTKFAPPKAPGVDDVTGEPLIQRKDDTAAVLKSRLEAFHKQTEPVIGYYSQKGIVANLLAEKPPQEVTSEVHKVLSS